The DNA segment CTCACCTGCGGCATAATAAAGTCTGTTTTTAACACCTGAATATTAAAGTTATCTGCAAAACGCTGTAATGAACCCGCGGGAATAACGCCAACAGTATCGGTATTTTCAATTACACTCATAATCGTTAGCATCGAGTTGCTGGTAAAAGCGACATTTCGATTGCCAAGCGCTTCATCAATCTTAATCTTCCCCGCAATAACCTCAGGGTCATCAATGTTGATTGTCGTGAATCTCTCCTTAACAGCCAACTCTTTCGTTAACCGCCCTTTTAATCGTGGATGATCCTTGCGGCAAACAAATAAGATCTCAGTATCGGCACAAGGGATACACACCGTTGAAAAACTGGTATACGGGCTGGTACTGAAAATAATATCCGCCTTACGGAAACTCAGTAACTCTTCGGTTTTTACCGATTCGGTGTAGCCACTATGATGAACAATTTCATAGTCCATACCATCATGTTGCAGGCTATTCAGGACAGCAGGCAGCAACTCCATCCCCATAAACGGCGGCGAGTAGATAACAAATTTCTTTTTCAAATCATTATCGGATGAAGCACTGACCACGCGGCCAAGTTGCTCCATGCTTTGCGTCAGTTGTTGATGCAAATTAACCGCCACCGTGGTGGCTGAGATTCCTTTCCCTTCACGGATAAACAGCGGATCGTTAAAATGATTACGTAATTTTTGCAAAGACTGGCTGACCGCGGAAGGTGTCATCCCCATAGATGTGGCTGCTAAACTCACGCTCGAATGGGCGTATACCATTTCAAAAACAGTCAGTAAGTTCAGGTCAAAGACTTTTATCTTTCCCAAAGCGTTGCGTTCGGTATATCCGCTCATAGATGGTGCGCTCATGTTTATATAAAAAATATATGAAACAATATCGATTAATAATCACAATAGATCCATAAACCCTCACTACATTACTTATTAAGTAATTATAATCAATAAAAATTAGCAGAAATATCCAGATCCGTTGGGCTATCCTAATATCTTTCAAACGCAAAAAAAAAGCTTCGTATTTTTAATAACATACGAAGCTTTTTATCGGGATAAATATTAATGTCGATTACGCACTAGCTGATAGCGGCGGGTAAGATACTCTACCGGAACGCTCCAGATATGGACTAAACGACAGAACGGAAATAGCACGAATAGCGTCATGCCTAATACGATATGTAGCTTAAAGATCAGCGCAACGCCGTCTAAATGCGTAGCCGCACCGGTATGGAATGTCACGATAGACTGCGCCCACGCCACCAGCTTCATCATTTCGCTGCCGTCCATATGCTGGGCGGAGAAAGGAATGGTGAGAAGTCCCAAGCACACCTGAACCACCAACAGCGTCAGGATTAAGATATCGCCTACGCTTGAGGTTGCACGCACACGTGGATTCATTAAACGGCGCTTGAGCAGCATCACACCGCCAATCAGCATCATCACGCCGCAGGCACCACCGGCAAACATCGCCATTTTTTGCTTAATTGGCACCGGCAGAAAGGATTCATACATCCAGTGCGGCGTAAGCATTCCTAGGAAATGCCCAGCAAAAATACCTAAGATTCCAATGTGGAAAAGATTAGACGCTAGGCGCATGCCTTTTTTATCCAGCATTTGGCTAGAGCCCGCACGCCAACTATATTGTCCATAGTCGTAACGGATCCAACTGCCAATCAGGAAAATTGCCCCCGCCAGATACGGATAGATATCGAAAAAGAACTGGTTGAGATAATTCATTAGCGTTCTCCTGCCACCGGCGTGGCGTCCAAACTGAGATACTGCGGCGCAACCGCACCTGCGAAACGACGGTGATGGGCATTCTGCTGTGCCGAAGCACAGCCTTCTTCGCCCAGAAACTTCACCTGTTCCTCTTCCCACACCGCATCTAATGCCGCCGGCGTATCGTCACGCGTTTCCTGCGCAACTTTATCGCTTAGTTGTTCACTGGCGACGTGAGTGCCTGAAACGGCCAGCAGCAGATCAAACAGCACGGCATAATGGCTTTGGCGATCTTTTAAACGCGCGCCCAGCAACGCCAGAATCGGCACGATGTCCAACAATCCCTGACGCGCCGTTTCACGATCGCGGCTAGCAAGGAACTCGAGATACATCGGCAGGAAATCAGGCAGTTCGCGGCTGTCGATCTCTAGACCCGCAGCGTTATATTGCGCCATCAGATCGACCATCGCCTGACCGCGATCGCGGGATTCACCGTGTACGTGCTCAAACAACAGCAAAGACGTCGCACGGCCACGGTCAAACAGTTCACAGTATTGCGCCTGAACATCCATCAGATCGTTTTCGGTGAAATCACGAATAAAGGTCAGCAACTGCACCGACTGCGCCAGCGTCAATTCACTGGCGTCATCTAATGCATCCACCAGCTCTTGCCGATTTTCCCATAATGCCTCATCGGGGTAATCCAGCAGACGAGCAACGATTCGCAGCGTCATCATCAGCTTTTCTCCCCATGAATATCGGCATCACGCGGCGTTTTCTGCGTCACGTCGATAGCGTCGATACGGCGGCTGTTAAACAGGTTGAATTTGGTATCGCTGCCGTGACAGCCATCGCCAAAGCTAAACCCACAGCCTTTGCTTTCAGGAAACGCTTCACGCGCTTGTTCACGATGGCTTGATGGAATCACGAAGCGATCTTCGTAATTTGCGATAGCCAAGTAGCGGTACATTTCCTGCGCCTGAGCCTCGGTTAATCCCACCTGCTCTAATGCGCTGGTGTCGATAACCCCGTCCACGGTTTCTGCACGTTTGAAATGACGCATAGCCAACATGCGTTTCAACGCCAGCAGCACCGGAGCGGTATCGCCCGCCGTCAGCAGATTAGCCAAGTATTGAACGGGGATACGCAGGCTTTCAACATCAGGCAATACGCCGGTATGCGGTAAAGCACCTGCATCGGCCGCCGACTGAATTGGCGACAACGGCGGTACATACCACACCATTGGCAGCGTGCGATATTCAGGGTGCAGTGGCAGAGCCAGCTTCCAATCCATCGCCATTTTGTACACCGGTGATTTCTGCGCAGACTCAATCACGCCCTGCGGGATGCCGTCTTTCAAGGCCTGTTCAATCACCGCAGGATCGTTAGGATCCAAGAAGATATCTAGCTGACGCTGATACAGATCTTGCTCATTTTCCGCCGAAGCCGCATCGGCAATTTTATCTGCGTCATACAACAATACGCCGAGGTAGCGGATACGCCCTACGCAGGTTTCAGAACAGATAGTTGGCTGTCCAGACTCGATGCGTGGATAACAGAAAATACACTTCTCAGACTTGCCGCTTTTCCAGTTGAAATAGATCTTTTTGTACGGGCAACCGGTCAAACACATGCGCCAGCCGCGGCACTTGTCCTGATCGATCAGCACAATGCCGTCTTCCGAACGCTTATAGATCGCGCCGCTTGGGCACGTCGCCACACATGCCGGATTCAGACAGTGCTCGCACAGGCGTGGCAAATACATCATGAAGGTATTTTCGAACTGGCCGTACATCTCTTTTTGCATGTTGGCGAAGTTCTGGTCTTTGGCGCGCTTGGAAAATTCGCCGCCCAGAATATCGTCCCAGTTCGGGCCGTTTTCGATTTTCTTCATGCGCTGACCGGTAATCAGCGAGCGTGGACGCGCAATCGGCTGATGCTTACTTTCCGGCGCGTTTTGCAGGTGATGATAATCGTAGTCAAACGGTTCGTAGTAATCGTCTAATCCCGGCACGTCAGGGTTAGCAAAGATTTTCGACAACAGCCCCACGCGGTTACCCATGCGTGGTTCTAGCTTGCCGTTAATCTTGCGGATCCAGCCGCCTTTCCATTGTGACTGGTCTTCCCAGTTGTGGGGATAACCCACGCCGGGTTTACTTTCTACGTTGTTAAACCACGCGTATTCGGTGCCTTCACGGCTGGTCCAGACGTTTTTACAGGTCACCGAACAGGTATGGCAGCCAATGCATTTATCGAGATTCAGCACCATGCCGACTTGAGAACGGATTTTCATTTGGCTTTCTCCTGCTGGCTACCCTGTGAGTAGTCGTTACCTTCTTCGTCTAACCAGTCGATACGGTTCATCTTACGTACCACCACAAACTCATCACGGTTGGAACCTACGGTACCGTAGTAGTTAAAGCCGTAGGCCAACTGCGCATAGCCACCAATCATGTGCGTCGGTTTCGGTGAAATACGCGTGACCGAGTTATGAATACCGCCGCGCTGGCTGGTAATTTCTGAGCCAGGAATATTCACGATACGTTCCTGCGCGTGATACATCATGGTCATGCCCGCAGGGATACGCTGGCTCACCACCGCACGCGCCGTTAATGCGCCGTTGGCGTTGAAGGCTTCAATCCAGTCGTTATCTTCAATACCTAACTCTTTGGCGTCATCTTCGCTCAGCCAAACAATTGGACCGCCGCGGCCTAACGTCAGCATCAATAAGTTGTCGCTGTAGGTTGAGTGAATGCCCCACTTCTGATGCGGAGTCAGGAAGTTCAGCGCTTTCTCTTTGTTGCCGTTAGGGGATTTCCCCATCACCGGTGCCGCCGCGCGGGTATCAATCGGTGGACGATAGACCAGCAAGCTTTCCCCGAAGGCACGCATCCATTCATGATCCTGATAAAGCTGCTGACGGCCGCTCAGGGTACGCCAAGGGATCAGCTCATGAACGTTGGTGTAGCAAGCGTTATAAGAGACATGTTCGTCTTCCAAACCAGACCACGTTGGGCTAGAGATAATCTTGCGCGGCTGCGCCTGAATATCGCGGAAGCGGATTTTTTCGTCTTCTTTGTTCAGCGCCAAATGGGTGTGGTCACGGCCGGTAATATTGCTCAGCGCCTGCCAAGCTTTCACCGCCACCTGTCCGTTAGTTTCAGGTGCCAATGACAGAATGACCTCTGCCGCATCAATCGCCGTTTCGATTTTTGGACGTCCGGCTGCTACACCGTCTGGCTGGGTATAGTTCAGCTGCTTGAGGAAATCGACTTCGGTCTGAGTATTCCAGCTAATGCCTTTGCCGCCGTTACCCAAGGTATCCATTAACGGCCCCAGAGAGGTAAAGCGCGCATAGGTATTTGGATAGTCACGTTCAACCGCGATGATATGCGGTGCGGTTTTACCCGGAATAAGATCGCATTCGCCTTTTTTCCAATCCTTTACGCCAAACGGCTGCGCCAATTCGGCGGCGGAGTCGTGCTGGATAGGCAATGTAACGATATCGGTTTCTTTACCTAAATGGCCGTCACACATACGCGAGAAGGCGTCAGCGATCCCTTTATAGATCTCCCAGTCGCTTTTGGATTCCCACGCAGGATCGACCGCGGCTGACAGCGGATGAATAAACGGATGCATATCCGACGTATTCATATCGTCTTTTTCATACCACGTGGCGGTTGGCAGCACGATATCGGAATAAAGACAGGTGCTCGACATACGGAAATCAAGCGTGACCACCAGATCCAATTTGCCTTCACCCGCGTTGTCTTTCCATTCCACGTCTTCAGGCTTCACACCGCCCTGCTGGCCCAAATCCTGACCTTGAATACCGTGTTCGGTACCCAGCAGGTATTTCAGCATGTACTCATGGCCCTTACCGGAAGATCCCAGCAGGTTTGAACGCCAGACGAACAGGTTACGCGGGAAGTTTTTCTCATCGTCCGGCTGCTCAGCGGCAAAGCGAATCGACCCGTCTTTCAGGCTTTTCACCGTGTAATCCACCGGAGACAGGCCTGCGGCGCGGGCTTGTTCAGCGATATGCAGCGGGTTTGTCCCGAGCTGAGGCGCAGAAGGCAGCCATCCCATTCGTTCGGCACGTACGTTTAAATCAATCAGGCTGGTGCTGAAGCGAGATTTATCCGCCATTGGCGACAGCAGTTCTTCAGTGCCCACGGTTTCATAGCGCCACTGGCTTGAATGATTGTAGAAGAATGAGGTGCTGTTCATATGGCGCGGTGGACGCTGCCAATCCAAACCAAAGGCCAGCGGAGTCCAACCCGTTTGTGGACGCAGTTTTTCCTGCCCCACGTAGTGAGCCCAACCGCCACCGCTTTGGCCGACACAGCCGCAGAAGATCAGCATGTTGATCAAGCCGCGGTAGGTCATATCCATGTGATACCAGTGGTTCACACCGGCACCCACGATGATCATGGAGCGACCGTGAGTTTTCTCGGCGTTTTCCGCAAACTCACGCGCAATACGCACAATGTTTTCTTTGCTTACGCCGGTAACCAGTTCAGCCCAAGCTGGAGAATAGGCTTTAACGTCGTCATAGCTTTGCGCACAGTTTTCATCGTTTAAGCCGCGCTCAATGCCGTAGTTTGCCAAGGTTAAATCGTAAACGCTGGTCACTAACGCCGTAGAACCATCGGCCAACTGTAGGCGTTTAACCGGTAGCTTATGCAGCAGCACGTCTTTCAGCTCAACGCTGTTGAACGGATCGCTTTCGCTGGTTTTAATGCCGCCGAAGTACGGGAAGCCAACTTCGGCAATCTCGTCATAGTTATCGAGCAGGCTGAGCTGAAGTTTAACTTCTTCACCGCTCACGCCGTCACGCTGTTCGAGATTCCATTTGCCTTTCTCACCCCAACGGTAGCCGATAGACCCCTGCGGCGCCGTAAGCTCGCCGTTTTGGTTAATCGCAACGGTTTTCCATTCAGGGTTATTTTCTTGGCCTAAACCATCCACCAAGTCAGAAGCGCGCAGCATACGACCGGCAGCATAATGACCTTCTGCACGTTGCTCCAACAGCACCAGCATTGGCATGTCGGTGTAGGTGCGCACGTAGTCGGCAAAATATTCGGTCTGACGCTGAACGTGGAACTCATTGAGGATCACATGGCCCATCGCTAGCGCCATGGCGCTATCGGTACCCTGTTTCGGGTTCAGCCAGTGGTCACACAGTTTGGCAATTTCCGCGTAGTCAGGCGTCACCGCCACTGTCTTCGTGCCCTTATAACGCACTTCGGTGAAGAAGTGCGCATCAGGCGTACGCGTTTGCGGAACGTTAGAACCCCAAGCGATGATATAGGAAGAGTTATACCAGTCGGCCGATTCAGGAACGTCGGTTTGCTCGCCCCAAGTCATTGGCGACGCAGGCGGTAAATCGCAGTACCAGTCATAGAAGCTCAAGCATACACCGCCGATCAGCGACAGATAGCGTGCGCCGGCCGCGTAGGAAACCATCGACATCGCAGGGATCGGCGAGAAACCGATAATGCGGTCTGGGCCATACTGCTTGGCGGTATAAACGTTGGATGCCGCAATCAGTTCGTTGACTTCTTTCCAGCTCGAACGAACGAAACCACCGCGACCACGCGCCTGTTTGTACTCTTTCGCTTTCTCAGTGTCGCTAACGATAGAACCCCATGCGTCGACCGGATCGCTGTGCAGGGCTTTCGCTTCACGCCACAGTTTCATTAGGCGCTTGCGCATCATCGGATATTTCACGCGGTTAGCGCTATACAGATACCAAGAGTAGCTCGCGCCGCGCGGGCAGCCGCGTGGTTCGTGGTTTGGCAAATCAGGGCGAGTGCGAGGATAGTCAGTCTGCTGGGTTTCCCAAGTGACTAGACCGTTCTTGACGTAAATCTTCCAGCTACATGAACCGGTACAGTTTACCCCATGGGTAGAGCGCACGATTTTGTCATGTTGCCAGCGGCTGCGGTATCCGTCTTCCCAGTCACGGTTAACGTTCAGTTCTTGGCCGTGGCCATCAGCGAACGTTTCGCCTTTCTGTTTGAAATAACGGAACCGGTCAAGAAATTTGCTCATCCGGAGTTCTCCTGATACGGGGATTAAATCCCCTGTCATTATTGTGAAATATGCGTGATGCATTGCTCAGATTGCGGCCAGACTACCGAGCGTTACGCGCGCGGAACTTGATTGCGATCAAGGCAGAATGCGGGGCCTATTCCAGTATCAGTGCGAAATACCACCAAAGGATAAGATCACGAAAAACATATAATTAAATGAAAAATAAGGATTAATTTTAAATCTGTATGTTTTATTGAGGATAATTTGATAGGCAGGACTATTTGGGGGTAGGTAAGTCGTTGATGGCAAGCAGGTCAGCCTTTTTGCTCAATGCTTCAATATCAAAGCATAAGGAAAAAGAGTAACAACATGAAAATGGGATATTGTATTTACCACCCAGACATATCAGCATCACGCCGAAAATATCCCCTTCTGGATTATTCATTCAGCCAGAAGTTGCGTTTTACTCTTGAGATTGACACCTGATGAGTCATATAAAATATGTGATGTTCCCTATTTTGGCTGCGTTTCCATTATTCGCTAATGCCATTGAGCCAGACACCAGTTCTCCCATTGAGCATCAAAAATGCGGAAAAAACATCAACCTAACGTTGAGAAACGTGGCCGATGGTCACGCCGTTATCGGTTTGATTAACCGTAAAACCAAGGCTTGGGATTATTTTTACTCTCATAATGGCTTTGTCAGCGATTACAAATATTCCCAATATGTTCCCGCTATCCATAACGCTAAATCCGGTAGCTATGAGTTGGCCAAAGAAACAGCCAACAGCGGCCCTGCAATTTATTGGGGAGTGGATAAAGCGGGTAATTATCAATTAGTCCTTGGCAAACACACCTATCGCTGTGGGCCGCTGATCGCACCGGAAACGAATCCATCGCGTGTAAACGACAATTTAAACGCGGCCTATGGGGAATAGTCACCCTGCTGTTCGCCAATAGTAAAAAGCCCCCGCGAGAAATTAGCGGGGGCTTTTTTATCAGAACAAGCAAACTTATTGACGTGTTACCGACCGTTTAAAAGATCGAGATACACGGGTCTAGCACACCGCGGGGCGCTCCGGCGGCTTACGCCGCTACGACCCCATCGGTGTACTCCCCCTAAAAATAAGCTTAAGTATCTTACTTTAAACCTATTAGCGGGCTTTCTTTGTTGCCAGCGTTTTCAAATTACGGCCATAAACAAACCACGTAATCAGAATACAGACGACGTAAAACACCACAAAGACCTTCATAGCACCGGCCGGAGAACCTGTCAGCGCCAACGATGTACCAAAGGCTTTAGGAATGAAGAAGCCCCCTGCGGCACCAATCGCGGAGATAAAACCTAACGCCGCTGCGGTATCGGTGACGGCTTCACGCTGCGCCTGATCGTCACTGCCGCCACGCGCTTTCACGCTGTCGATGGTGATTTTACGGAATACCACCGCAATCATCTGGAACGTAGAACCGCTGCCTAACCCTGCGGTTAAGAACAGCAGCATAAACACGCTGTAGAAGGCAATAAACGAACCGCCCACGCCGTGGGTTGGCAGCGTCAGGAACAGCAACGCGGCAAAGATCGCCATCAGCACAAAGTTGATCAGCGTAACGCGAATACCGCCAAAGCGATCGGACAGAGCACCACCAACCGGACGAGCCAACGCCCCAAGGAACGGACCAAAGAAGGCGTAATGCAGGATCACCACGTCAGGGAACTGGGTTTTTGACAGCATGGCAAAGCCTGCCGAAAAACCGATAAACGAACCGAACGTCGAAAGATACAGCACGCTCAAGATCCACAGGTGCCCACGCTTAAGCACGGGCAGCTGTTGGCTGAGAGAGGCTTTAGACGCGGCTAAATCGTTCATGCCAAACCAAGCAAACAGCGTGGCAATAATCAGGAACGGCACCCAGATCCACGCGGCGTTTTCCAACCACAGGCTACTGCCGTCTGGCTGGGTATGGCCTGTACCACCGAAGATACCGAAAATGCTGATGGAAATAGCAATCGGCGCAATCAGCTGCATAACGCTGACGCCTAAATTACCCAAACCACCGTTTAAGCCCAGCGCTCCACCCTGTTTGTTCTTAGGGAAGAAGAAGCTGATGTTAGCCATGCTGGAGGCAAAGTTAGCACCGGCAAAGCCACACAGCAGGGAAATCGTCACGAAAACGCTAAACGGCGTCGTTGGGTCCTGCACCGCATACCCCAGCCATAGGCAAGGAATTATGAGGAAAATAGTGCTGATTGCCGTCCAGCGACGCCCACCAAACATAGGGATCACAAAGGAGTATGGCACGCGCAAAATAGCGCCCGAAACAGAAGGCAGCGCGGTCAACATAAACAGCTGATCGGTGGTGAAGTTAAACCCGACCTTATTGAGATTTACCGCTACCGCGCTGAACAGCATCCAGACGCAAAAAGCGAGTAATAAACAGGGAATTGAAATCCATAGATTACGTTGAGCTGTTTTTTGGCCAATTTGCTGCCAAAAATCAGGCTCTTCAGGGCGCCAATCCTGGATCACGCCCCCTTTCGATTGTGTATTTGGAGCGGATGCTTGTGTCATAAAAACCTCTGCCTTTATCCGGTTAGTAGCGGAGTTGTACGCATCACGCACCTGAGCAAACTTGATACAAATCAAGCCGCTGTAAGGTAGCAATTTGGCGAAATCAGCCATAACTCCCTTAATGAGTAGGCTATAATTGTAAAAATATTTTCGAAGAATCATTCGTTTAAAGCTTTAAAAATTGAGCCTTCGCTACGTGAGTGGCACAAGCAAATATTAAGGGTTACTTCCTTATGGGTATGGGGTTATAGGCTAGGATGATTTAAAAAGGCTTTTCAAAGGTATCTTTCCTTTTTTTCGCAGCTGGTAGATTTTCATGAAACATTTCTGTGCACGTTTTTCCATCGTCAGTCAGGTAGCCGTTTTGATGCTACTGCTTGGCATATGTGGTATTGCAGGAATGAGCGTTTCCAGCTGGATGGCACAGAGCATTCAAGGCAACGCGCACGCGATCAACACATCGGGATCGCTGAGAATGCAGAGCTACCGTTTACTCTCGATGGTACCGCTAAATGCCAATACAGATAGCAAGCGCTGCTTAGATGAATTAAATAACGATTTAAACAGCCCAGTGTTACTGTCAGCCGTCAAGGAAGAGCATCTCAACACGCAGTTCTCCGCCCTACAACAAGCTTGGCAAGGCGATCTGCGCCCCGCACTACTTGCGGCACAACACCCCGATGATGCACGGGATAACGTCGCCAAATTTGTCGGCCATCTCGATGAACTGGTTTCTGCCATCGACCATCAAACCGAACAGCGTTTGACGATGGTCAGCATGGTACAAAAGATTTTTATTATCCTGACGTTGTTACTGCTGGTTGGCACCGTGGTCTATTTACGCCGCCGATTACTCCATCCTTGGCGCCAACTGGTCGGCATGTCGCAGGCGATTGGACAAGGGAATTTCAGCCAGCGTTTTCAGCAAACCGATCATCAGGATGAAATGGCTATTTTAGGCTCGACGCTGAATGCCATGTCGTCTGAACTCTCGCTGATGTATGGCAAACTCGAGCAGTTGGTCGAGCAAAAAACCACGGATTTACAGAAGAAGAATCAGGTTTTATCGTATCTGTATCGCGCTAGCCGCCAGCTCCATTCTCGTGCGCCATTATGTTCTCGGCTGCTGCCGATACTCACGGAGCTTCAAGAGCTCACGCCCCTGCACTCGCTACAGATTCGCTTGTATGAAAACAACAGCGACGAACAGTTTGATGAACTGAACTGTGTGGAAACACAGCGTCCCAAACACTGTCCTGATACGCATTGCGTCCAGTGTTTAAACCATTCTGAGCATGTTCCAAATAAACCCAGCTCTACGGTTAGCTGGAGCTTGAACGATCAAAGCGGTCGCTATGGTTTGATTTTAGCCCAGTTGCCAGAAGGCGTGACGCTACAACCCGAACAAAAGCAGCTGATGATGACATTGTCCGAACAGATCACCAGCACGTTGGCTCTGGAACAGCAGGCCGACCAACAGCAACAGCTGGCAGTCATGGAAGAACGTTCTGCCATTGCACGTGAGCTGCACGACTCCATCGCCCAATCGCTCTCGTGTTTAAAGATGAAAATCAGCTATTTGCAGATGCAGTCCACGGCGTTACCTGACAATATTCAAACCCAACTGCAAGAGATGCGCGAAGAACTGAACGCTGCCTATCGCCAACTGCGCGAACTGCTGACGACTTTTCGCCTGAAGCTGAGCGAACCGGGATTGCTGGCTGCTTTGCAGGTCACCGTCGCCGAATTTAATCAACGCTTTGGTTTTACTATCGATTTTGACTATCAGCTTCCGGCCAAAAGTGTTCCATCCCATCAGGCAATTCATTTAGTACAAATTGCCAGAGAAGCCCTAAGCAACATACTTAAACACGCACAGGCAACGCAGGTTGATATGACCATCACCCTACAAGATGATGAAATCGTTATG comes from the Hafnia alvei genome and includes:
- the narX gene encoding nitrate/nitrite two-component system sensor histidine kinase NarX is translated as MKHFCARFSIVSQVAVLMLLLGICGIAGMSVSSWMAQSIQGNAHAINTSGSLRMQSYRLLSMVPLNANTDSKRCLDELNNDLNSPVLLSAVKEEHLNTQFSALQQAWQGDLRPALLAAQHPDDARDNVAKFVGHLDELVSAIDHQTEQRLTMVSMVQKIFIILTLLLLVGTVVYLRRRLLHPWRQLVGMSQAIGQGNFSQRFQQTDHQDEMAILGSTLNAMSSELSLMYGKLEQLVEQKTTDLQKKNQVLSYLYRASRQLHSRAPLCSRLLPILTELQELTPLHSLQIRLYENNSDEQFDELNCVETQRPKHCPDTHCVQCLNHSEHVPNKPSSTVSWSLNDQSGRYGLILAQLPEGVTLQPEQKQLMMTLSEQITSTLALEQQADQQQQLAVMEERSAIARELHDSIAQSLSCLKMKISYLQMQSTALPDNIQTQLQEMREELNAAYRQLRELLTTFRLKLSEPGLLAALQVTVAEFNQRFGFTIDFDYQLPAKSVPSHQAIHLVQIAREALSNILKHAQATQVDMTITLQDDEIVMSICDNGLGISTSPERQNHYGLVIMSDRAQSLKGECQISRRASGGTEVRVTFPQEIR